The proteins below are encoded in one region of Ornithinimicrobium avium:
- a CDS encoding sugar-binding transcriptional regulator has protein sequence MAAEEGSRAGEDDLVLAATVTRRHLVAGESKVDIAADLGLSRFKVARLIDQAHAAGLVRIEVEDPRGSSERLAQQLQERLGLRHAAVVDSTGRSPTPGAVGEAAARLLCGLLDPDDVLGLPWSRGVHQMVNALQSLGMRPPPVPVVQLSGALATGSEDSSTVDVVRRAARVLQGGRTVFFAPLVMPDADAAATLRREPSVTAALAAADTVTVAVVGVGAWSAGSSTVFDAVDATTRREVSRAGGTGEIAGRTFAAAGDLVVSPLDERLVSLSGDQLRGIDEVVAIAHGPDKVEVLRAAVAGGLVTSLVTTSATAELLLG, from the coding sequence ATGGCTGCCGAGGAAGGCTCCCGTGCGGGCGAGGACGACCTGGTGCTCGCTGCCACCGTGACCCGCCGCCACCTGGTCGCCGGCGAGTCCAAGGTGGACATCGCGGCGGACCTCGGGCTGAGCCGGTTCAAGGTCGCGCGGCTCATCGACCAGGCCCATGCTGCCGGCCTGGTCCGGATCGAGGTGGAGGATCCGCGGGGGTCGTCGGAGCGGCTGGCCCAGCAGCTGCAGGAGCGGCTGGGGCTGCGGCACGCCGCGGTCGTGGACTCCACGGGGCGCTCCCCCACGCCAGGCGCCGTGGGGGAGGCGGCCGCCCGGCTGCTGTGCGGGCTGCTCGACCCCGACGACGTGCTCGGTCTGCCGTGGAGCCGTGGCGTGCACCAGATGGTCAACGCCCTGCAGTCGCTGGGGATGCGCCCCCCACCGGTCCCGGTCGTCCAGCTCAGCGGTGCCCTGGCGACGGGCAGCGAGGACAGCAGCACGGTGGACGTGGTGCGGCGCGCCGCGCGGGTGCTCCAGGGCGGCCGCACGGTGTTCTTCGCACCCCTGGTCATGCCGGACGCGGACGCCGCCGCGACGCTGCGCCGCGAGCCGAGCGTCACCGCGGCGCTCGCCGCCGCGGACACGGTGACGGTGGCGGTGGTGGGCGTCGGCGCCTGGTCCGCGGGGTCCTCGACGGTCTTCGACGCCGTGGACGCCACGACCCGGCGCGAGGTGAGCCGCGCCGGCGGCACCGGCGAGATCGCCGGGCGGACCTTCGCCGCGGCCGGCGACCTCGTGGTCTCGCCGCTGGACGAACGGCTTGTCTCGCTCTCCGGCGACCAGCTGCGGGGCATCGACGAGGTGGTGGCCATCGCCCACGGTCCGGACAAGGTGGAGGTGCTGCGGGCCGCGGTGGCCGGAGGGCTGGTCACCAGCCTGGTCACCACCTCGGCGACCGCGGAGCTGCTCCTCGGCTGA
- a CDS encoding TIGR03960 family B12-binding radical SAM protein gives MSASQPTVPTSAPGASLLPDLEPLLEAVSKPVQYVGGELNSQVKDWECGGEHTVRWALMYPDAYEIGLPNQGVMILYEVLNEQPDVLAERTYAVWPDLEARMRGAGVPQFTVDGHRAVRDFDVLGLSFSTELGYTNMLTAIDLAGIPLHAADRGQDDPLVIAGGHASFNPEPVADFVDAVIVGDGEEAVLHASRIIRAWKEAGRPDGRQGLLLELARTGGVYVPAFYDVSYLPDGRIRRVAPRPELHGVPWRVSKHTVMDLDAWPYPKQPLVPVTESVHERMSVEIFRGCTRGCRFCQAGMITRPVRERSITGIGEMVERGLQATGLDEVGLLSLSSADHSEIREITTGLADRYEGTQTGLSLPSTRVDAFNIDLANELTRNGRRSGLTFAPEGGTERMRRVINKMVSEEDLISTVAAAYAAGWRQVKLYFMCGLPTETDEDVLAIGDLAKKVIDTGREVSGRRDIRCTVSIGGFVPKAHTPFQWAAQLGWEETDARLARLRAAVRADRRYGSAIGFRYHDGQPGVVEGLLSRGDRRLGAVVEEVWRAGARFDGWSEHFSFERWMAAARTALADQPVDVAWYTTRERGEHEVLPWDHIDAGLDKEWLWEDWLDALEGREVEDCRWTPCFDCGVCPQLGTEIQTGPTGRTLLPLTVVRPAG, from the coding sequence ATGTCCGCGAGCCAGCCCACGGTCCCGACCAGCGCACCCGGCGCCTCGTTGCTGCCCGACCTGGAGCCGCTGCTGGAGGCGGTGAGCAAGCCGGTGCAGTACGTCGGCGGCGAGCTGAACTCCCAGGTCAAGGACTGGGAGTGCGGGGGTGAGCACACCGTGCGCTGGGCGCTGATGTATCCCGACGCCTACGAGATCGGGCTGCCCAACCAGGGCGTGATGATCCTCTACGAGGTCCTCAACGAGCAGCCCGACGTGCTGGCTGAGCGCACCTACGCGGTCTGGCCGGACCTGGAGGCGCGGATGCGCGGGGCGGGGGTCCCGCAGTTCACCGTCGACGGGCACCGCGCAGTCCGCGACTTCGACGTGCTGGGGCTGTCCTTCTCCACCGAGCTGGGCTACACCAACATGCTGACCGCGATCGACCTGGCCGGCATCCCCCTGCACGCGGCCGACCGCGGGCAGGACGACCCGCTCGTGATCGCCGGGGGCCACGCGAGCTTCAACCCCGAGCCGGTCGCCGACTTCGTCGACGCGGTGATCGTCGGTGACGGGGAGGAGGCGGTGCTGCACGCCTCGCGGATCATCAGGGCGTGGAAGGAGGCGGGCCGTCCCGACGGCCGCCAGGGGCTGCTGCTCGAGCTCGCCCGCACCGGCGGCGTCTACGTGCCCGCGTTCTACGACGTGAGCTACCTGCCCGACGGGCGCATCCGGCGCGTCGCGCCCAGGCCGGAGCTGCACGGGGTGCCCTGGCGGGTGTCCAAGCACACCGTGATGGACCTGGACGCCTGGCCCTACCCCAAGCAGCCTCTGGTCCCCGTCACCGAGAGCGTGCACGAGCGGATGAGCGTGGAGATCTTCCGCGGCTGCACGCGCGGCTGTCGCTTCTGCCAGGCCGGGATGATCACCCGCCCGGTCCGCGAGCGGTCGATCACCGGGATCGGCGAGATGGTCGAGCGGGGTCTGCAGGCGACCGGCCTGGACGAGGTGGGCCTGCTCTCCCTGTCCTCGGCCGACCATTCCGAGATCAGGGAGATCACGACCGGGCTGGCCGACCGCTACGAGGGCACCCAGACCGGGCTGTCCCTGCCGTCCACCCGCGTGGACGCCTTCAACATCGACCTGGCCAACGAGCTCACCCGCAACGGCCGCCGCTCCGGGCTCACCTTCGCGCCCGAGGGCGGCACCGAGCGGATGCGCAGGGTGATCAACAAGATGGTCTCCGAGGAGGACCTGATCAGCACCGTCGCGGCGGCCTACGCCGCCGGCTGGCGGCAGGTCAAGCTCTACTTCATGTGCGGGCTGCCGACCGAGACCGACGAGGACGTGCTGGCGATCGGTGACCTCGCCAAGAAGGTCATCGACACCGGCCGGGAGGTCTCCGGGCGCCGCGACATCCGCTGCACCGTCTCCATCGGCGGCTTCGTCCCCAAGGCGCACACCCCCTTCCAGTGGGCCGCCCAGCTGGGCTGGGAGGAGACCGACGCGCGGCTGGCGAGGCTGCGGGCGGCGGTCCGGGCAGACCGACGCTACGGGTCGGCGATCGGCTTCCGCTACCACGACGGGCAGCCGGGGGTCGTCGAGGGACTGCTGTCCCGTGGCGACCGGCGCCTGGGCGCGGTCGTGGAGGAGGTATGGCGCGCCGGCGCCCGGTTCGACGGGTGGAGCGAGCACTTCTCCTTCGAGCGCTGGATGGCTGCCGCCCGGACGGCGCTCGCCGACCAGCCCGTCGACGTCGCCTGGTACACCACCCGCGAGCGCGGCGAGCACGAGGTGCTGCCGTGGGACCACATCGACGCGGGGCTTGACAAGGAGTGGCTCTGGGAGGACTGGCTCGACGCGCTCGAGGGGCGCGAGGTCGAGGACTGCCGGTGGACGCCCTGCTTCGACTGCGGCGTCTGCCCGCAGCTGGGCACCGAGATCCAGACCGGCCCCACGGGCCGGACGCTGCTGCCCCTGACGGTGGTCCGACCCGCCGGATGA
- the mvk gene encoding mevalonate kinase has product MTDQAATTHLPVQRTDPPAAVGPDPSGTGYAHAKAILLGEHAVVYGTPALAVPVHGLGVEARVWPAPEGVHVDSELFAGDASTAPGLVRPVVTALSAALDLVGLGHGAKVRILSSLPHERGLGSSAAVAAAVARAVAGLAGVELGPDALYKVVQEAERHSHGNPSGLDARAVVADTPIRFQRGRVAPVPVGTTTTFVLADSGMAGSTARSVAGVRERLEADPSAVERTFARIADLVEEGARQLAHGDLAALGTALSEDHRLLAWLGVSNEVLDRLVAAATAAGSAGAKLTGGGQGGCVIALADSEDHADELATALRGAGAARTWTTTVPAA; this is encoded by the coding sequence GTGACCGACCAGGCCGCCACCACACACCTGCCCGTGCAGAGGACTGATCCCCCCGCCGCGGTGGGCCCCGACCCGTCCGGGACCGGCTACGCGCACGCCAAGGCCATCCTGCTGGGTGAGCACGCCGTCGTCTACGGCACGCCGGCCCTCGCCGTCCCGGTGCACGGCCTCGGGGTCGAGGCGCGCGTGTGGCCCGCGCCGGAGGGCGTGCACGTCGACAGCGAGCTCTTCGCCGGCGACGCGTCGACCGCGCCGGGGCTGGTCCGCCCCGTCGTCACAGCCCTGTCCGCGGCACTCGACCTCGTCGGGCTCGGTCACGGCGCGAAGGTGCGCATCCTGAGCTCGTTGCCGCACGAGCGGGGCCTGGGCTCCAGCGCTGCCGTGGCGGCGGCCGTGGCCCGGGCCGTGGCCGGCCTGGCCGGCGTCGAGCTGGGGCCGGACGCGCTCTACAAGGTCGTGCAGGAGGCCGAGCGGCACTCCCACGGCAACCCCAGCGGCCTGGACGCCAGGGCCGTCGTGGCCGACACCCCGATCCGCTTCCAGCGGGGGAGGGTCGCGCCCGTCCCGGTCGGGACGACCACGACCTTCGTGCTGGCCGACTCCGGCATGGCCGGGTCCACCGCCCGGTCCGTGGCCGGGGTGCGCGAGCGGCTCGAGGCCGACCCGTCCGCCGTGGAGCGGACCTTCGCCCGCATCGCCGACCTGGTCGAGGAGGGGGCCCGACAGCTGGCGCACGGAGACCTCGCCGCGCTCGGCACCGCCCTGTCCGAGGACCACCGGCTGCTGGCGTGGCTCGGGGTGAGCAACGAGGTCCTGGACAGGCTCGTGGCCGCGGCCACCGCGGCCGGCTCGGCGGGCGCCAAGCTCACCGGCGGAGGTCAGGGCGGCTGCGTCATCGCGCTCGCCGACTCCGAGGACCACGCCGACGAGCTGGCGACCGCGCTGCGC